One region of Catenuloplanes indicus genomic DNA includes:
- a CDS encoding flagellar hook assembly protein FlgD, producing MTTGAVGGSGYTNISDVLGKSNQEAAKSSNKLDQDTFLKLLVAQMKYQDPSNPADATQFLTQTAQFTQVEKLGAIADSVAKLDTLASGQASMLQSQLMLGASNLIGKTVTAKDPAGGADITGVVTSATFGGSTPTLKIGDKDVALSDVKDVRQAAKPS from the coding sequence ATGACCACGGGCGCCGTAGGCGGGTCCGGATATACCAACATCAGCGATGTGCTGGGCAAATCGAACCAGGAGGCCGCGAAGTCCAGCAACAAGCTCGACCAGGACACGTTCCTGAAGCTGCTGGTGGCGCAGATGAAATACCAGGATCCGAGCAATCCGGCGGACGCCACCCAGTTCCTCACCCAGACCGCGCAGTTCACCCAGGTGGAGAAACTCGGCGCGATCGCGGACAGCGTGGCGAAACTGGACACGCTGGCCAGCGGGCAGGCGTCGATGCTGCAGAGCCAGCTGATGCTGGGCGCGAGCAATCTGATCGGGAAGACGGTGACCGCTAAGGATCCGGCCGGCGGTGCCGACATTACTGGTGTCGTCACGTCGGCGACATTTGGTGGCAGCACCCCGACGCTGAAAATCGGGGACAAGGATGTAGCGCTGTCAGACGTCAAGGATGTTCGTCAGGCCGCGAAGCCCAGCTAA
- a CDS encoding flagellar hook-length control protein FliK: MTNPMSINASNATAKTTASGATAKRPGGDADAFSSMLATEVDSKRPETQRPQSQRPDSPRHDDRSAERRDHDAARPPRDNRLGREVRDTRTRETRDAGEAGGVRASREVRESRDTRESRDSRDAGDARAARETGETGGAKEARGRRETGEARETGEARETGAAEGTEQTAEGEAKAEAAETTTADAGDAQKPAAVPMDAATALLASVIPTSPAPAGAATAPADTTAAPAVTGQATAATPITPAGAGLAQAAGPVAGTAPTTITPADVTRTGGPLPEGLTPVADGETVALPGALTPAPATAAPADPALAADPALTTAPSDAGGTTGPASTTTATTATAATGQDATAGGGQQGGDASGTAAPAVPSTPLETAPDATAAGPQTTPTPGPDPARAAARSAGTPDPSLAAGAIAQPAAPAPSAPVTAVTPAPAYTGTPNTPPSHQVAMHIAPLRLEADGIHRLTVHLHPVDLGPVSVVAEIRNGDINVQLTGGTEAGREALRNSMNDLRKELQDAGFGNTNLDLGSGTPQQNTDAYQRQFALRNQNRGGYGDASAVAEPAAAPAGASRGFFTDRGGTRRVDTTA; this comes from the coding sequence ATGACCAACCCGATGTCCATCAACGCGTCGAACGCCACGGCGAAGACCACCGCCTCCGGCGCCACCGCCAAGCGGCCCGGCGGCGACGCCGACGCGTTCTCCTCGATGCTGGCCACCGAGGTGGACTCGAAGCGGCCGGAGACCCAGCGCCCGCAGTCGCAGCGCCCGGACTCCCCGCGTCACGACGACCGCTCCGCCGAGCGCCGCGACCACGACGCGGCCCGGCCGCCGCGGGACAACCGCCTCGGCCGCGAGGTCCGCGACACCCGCACCCGCGAGACCCGTGACGCCGGCGAGGCCGGCGGTGTACGCGCGAGCCGTGAGGTCCGGGAATCACGTGACACCCGGGAGAGCCGTGACTCGCGGGACGCGGGTGACGCCCGTGCCGCACGCGAGACCGGGGAGACCGGCGGTGCGAAGGAGGCCCGCGGGCGGCGGGAGACCGGCGAAGCGCGGGAGACCGGCGAAGCGCGGGAGACCGGCGCGGCCGAGGGCACCGAGCAGACCGCCGAGGGCGAGGCGAAGGCCGAGGCCGCGGAGACCACCACCGCCGACGCGGGGGACGCGCAGAAGCCGGCCGCCGTGCCGATGGACGCCGCCACCGCGCTGCTCGCGTCCGTGATCCCGACCTCGCCCGCGCCCGCCGGCGCCGCCACCGCACCGGCCGACACCACCGCCGCACCGGCCGTGACCGGACAGGCCACGGCGGCCACGCCGATCACCCCGGCCGGCGCCGGGCTCGCCCAGGCGGCCGGCCCGGTCGCCGGCACCGCGCCCACCACGATCACCCCCGCCGACGTCACGCGGACCGGCGGCCCGCTGCCGGAGGGCCTCACGCCGGTGGCCGACGGCGAGACCGTCGCGCTGCCCGGCGCGCTCACCCCGGCACCGGCCACCGCCGCACCGGCGGACCCGGCGCTCGCCGCCGACCCGGCGCTCACCACGGCCCCGTCCGACGCCGGCGGCACCACCGGCCCGGCGTCCACCACGACCGCCACCACCGCCACGGCGGCCACCGGCCAGGACGCCACGGCCGGCGGCGGGCAGCAGGGTGGCGACGCGTCCGGGACCGCGGCTCCGGCCGTACCCTCGACGCCCCTGGAGACCGCGCCGGACGCGACCGCGGCCGGGCCGCAGACCACACCCACGCCGGGTCCGGATCCCGCACGCGCCGCGGCGCGGTCGGCCGGCACGCCGGACCCGTCTCTGGCCGCGGGTGCGATCGCGCAGCCCGCCGCGCCGGCACCGTCCGCACCGGTCACCGCGGTCACGCCGGCACCGGCCTACACCGGCACGCCGAACACGCCGCCGTCCCACCAGGTCGCGATGCACATCGCGCCGCTGCGGCTGGAGGCGGACGGCATCCACCGGCTCACCGTGCACCTGCACCCGGTCGACCTCGGCCCGGTGAGCGTGGTGGCGGAGATCCGCAACGGCGACATCAACGTGCAGCTGACCGGCGGCACCGAGGCGGGCCGGGAGGCGCTGCGCAACTCGATGAACGACCTGCGCAAGGAGCTGCAGGACGCCGGCTTCGGCAACACGAACCTCGACCTCGGCTCCGGCACGCCGCAGCAGAACACGGACGCGTACCAGCGCCAGTTCGCGCTGCGCAACCAGAACCGCGGTGGATACGGCGACGCGTCCGCGGTCGCGGAGCCGGCCGCCGCACCGGCCGGTGCCTCGCGCGGCTTCTTCACCGACCGCGGCGGCACACGCCGGGTCGACACCACGGCCTAA
- a CDS encoding transglycosylase SLT domain-containing protein, translated as MIKGIANVQQRIAQLQTQLGLNPTSTNPVTVSTTSTTAAKGASFASALTAATGSSPATSGATGAGIVEAAKKYLGVPYVFGSTNPDKGLDCSSLVQRAYSDMGVKLPRIAADQAKAGTAVQSLAQAKPGDILAFNRPVDHVGIYLGDNKMIAAPKPGDHVKIQKVYETPSTIRRVIDESAATGPVSAAAVPGLRAAALGTSASLSGVPYADLFTQAAAKHGVPAKLLAAVAKVESGYNPRAVSPAGAQGLMQLMPSTARGLGVDNAFDPKQAIEGAAKLLKSNLKEFKSLDLALAAYNAGGGAVRKYDGIPPFAETQAYVPKVKAALAALG; from the coding sequence GTGATCAAAGGCATCGCTAACGTCCAGCAGCGCATCGCGCAACTGCAGACTCAGCTAGGCCTTAATCCGACCAGCACGAACCCGGTAACGGTCAGCACCACCAGCACCACCGCCGCGAAGGGCGCCAGCTTCGCCTCCGCGCTCACCGCGGCGACCGGGTCCTCGCCGGCCACGAGCGGCGCCACCGGCGCCGGCATCGTCGAGGCAGCGAAGAAGTACCTCGGCGTGCCGTACGTGTTCGGCAGCACGAATCCGGACAAGGGCCTGGACTGCTCGTCTCTTGTGCAACGCGCCTACTCCGACATGGGCGTCAAGCTTCCGCGCATCGCGGCCGACCAGGCGAAGGCCGGCACCGCGGTGCAGAGCCTCGCGCAGGCCAAGCCGGGCGACATCCTCGCGTTCAACCGGCCGGTGGACCACGTCGGCATCTACCTCGGCGACAACAAGATGATCGCCGCGCCGAAGCCGGGTGACCACGTCAAGATCCAGAAGGTGTACGAGACGCCCAGCACGATCCGCCGGGTGATCGACGAATCGGCCGCCACCGGGCCGGTCTCCGCCGCGGCGGTGCCCGGGCTGCGCGCCGCCGCGCTCGGCACCAGTGCGTCGCTGAGCGGCGTGCCGTACGCGGACCTGTTCACGCAGGCCGCGGCGAAGCACGGCGTACCGGCGAAGCTGCTGGCCGCGGTCGCGAAGGTGGAGTCCGGCTACAACCCGCGGGCGGTCAGCCCGGCCGGTGCGCAGGGCCTCATGCAGCTGATGCCGTCGACCGCACGCGGTCTCGGCGTCGACAACGCGTTCGACCCGAAGCAGGCCATCGAGGGGGCGGCCAAGCTGCTGAAGTCGAACCTGAAGGAGTTCAAGTCGCTCGACCTTGCGCTGGCGGCCTACAACGCCGGCGGCGGTGCGGTGCGCAAGTACGACGGGATCCCGCCGTTCGCGGAGACCCAGGCGTACGTGCCGAAGGTGAAGGCCGCACTGGCCGCCCTCGGCTGA
- a CDS encoding cell envelope biogenesis protein TolA, with amino-acid sequence MLRARQAQEDAAKGELVRAKSAERSAQDLAKRASLDLVGAEAPTEGTARAIVAALVARQALAANLAAAEAKVVEAGEVTALQQQLLADAAKKRRAVERLAERHAEARKAHEMASDQKAIDELAVTNGQRASARGASA; translated from the coding sequence GTGCTCCGCGCTCGACAGGCGCAGGAAGACGCGGCGAAGGGCGAGCTCGTCCGTGCCAAGTCCGCCGAGCGCAGTGCTCAGGACCTGGCGAAGCGGGCGTCGCTCGACCTGGTCGGCGCGGAGGCGCCGACCGAAGGTACCGCCCGGGCGATCGTCGCCGCCCTGGTGGCCCGGCAGGCGCTCGCCGCCAACCTGGCCGCCGCGGAGGCGAAGGTCGTCGAGGCCGGTGAGGTCACGGCGCTGCAGCAGCAGCTGCTCGCGGACGCCGCCAAGAAGCGGCGTGCGGTGGAGCGGCTGGCCGAGCGGCACGCCGAGGCTCGCAAGGCCCACGAGATGGCAAGTGACCAGAAGGCGATCGACGAACTGGCCGTGACGAACGGCCAGCGGGCTTCGGCCCGGGGAGCCAGTGCGTGA
- a CDS encoding FliI/YscN family ATPase, with translation MSTSTLRNRLSSAVRAARPMAVGEVTGAVGLRVTVSGIGARVGDLLQIGGDDEPILAEVVALEGERLSCLPLGPITGIGTGAPVVNTGAPLQVPVGPDLRGRVLDGLGRPMDGGPPLRGQRVSIDAVPPSALARQTVERPMPLGVRVLDTLIPLGRGQRMGIFAGSGVGKSSLMSMITRGCDCEIAVIGLIGERGREVREFLERDLGPEGLARSVVVIATGDQPPLVRLRAAFVATRMAEWFRDEGNDVLLMMDSVTRTAMAQREVGLSVGEPPATRGYPPSVFGMMASLLERAGPGAVGSITALYTVLVEGDDHNEPIADAARGILDGHIVLDRKLATAGHFPAIEALESISRVANVVTTPEQRALATRLRRLLAAHRDVRELVEIGAYVPGTNPDADLANAMWPQILAFLRQSLDEPTPAEHSWALLNSLLNADSLPIEGRS, from the coding sequence GTGAGCACGTCGACACTGCGCAACCGGCTCAGCTCCGCGGTGCGTGCGGCCCGGCCGATGGCGGTCGGCGAGGTCACCGGCGCGGTCGGCCTGCGCGTCACGGTCAGCGGCATCGGCGCCCGGGTCGGCGACCTGCTGCAGATCGGCGGCGACGACGAGCCGATCCTGGCCGAGGTGGTCGCGCTGGAGGGCGAGCGGCTCAGCTGCCTGCCGCTGGGCCCGATCACCGGCATCGGCACCGGTGCGCCGGTGGTGAACACCGGCGCACCGCTGCAGGTGCCGGTCGGCCCTGACCTGCGCGGCCGGGTGCTGGACGGGCTGGGCCGGCCGATGGACGGCGGCCCGCCGCTGCGCGGTCAGCGGGTCAGCATCGACGCGGTGCCACCGTCCGCGCTGGCCCGGCAGACCGTGGAGCGGCCGATGCCGCTCGGCGTACGGGTGCTGGACACGCTGATCCCGCTCGGCCGCGGCCAGCGGATGGGCATCTTCGCCGGCTCCGGCGTCGGCAAGTCCTCGCTGATGAGCATGATCACCCGTGGTTGCGACTGCGAGATCGCGGTGATCGGGCTGATCGGCGAGCGCGGCCGCGAGGTCCGCGAGTTCCTGGAGCGCGACTTGGGCCCCGAGGGGCTGGCGCGGTCCGTGGTGGTGATCGCGACCGGTGACCAGCCGCCGCTGGTGCGCCTGCGGGCCGCGTTCGTGGCGACCCGGATGGCCGAGTGGTTCCGCGACGAGGGCAACGACGTGCTGCTGATGATGGACAGCGTCACGCGTACCGCGATGGCCCAGCGTGAGGTCGGTCTGTCGGTCGGCGAGCCGCCGGCCACCCGCGGTTACCCGCCGTCGGTCTTCGGCATGATGGCGTCGCTGCTGGAACGCGCCGGTCCGGGCGCGGTCGGCAGCATCACCGCGCTCTATACCGTGCTGGTCGAGGGCGACGACCACAACGAGCCGATCGCGGACGCGGCGCGCGGCATCCTGGACGGCCACATCGTGCTGGACCGGAAGCTGGCGACGGCCGGGCACTTCCCGGCGATCGAGGCACTGGAGTCGATCTCCCGGGTGGCGAACGTGGTCACCACGCCGGAGCAGCGTGCGCTCGCCACCCGGCTGCGCCGGCTGCTGGCCGCACACCGCGACGTGCGCGAGCTGGTCGAGATCGGCGCGTACGTCCCCGGCACCAACCCGGACGCCGACCTGGCCAACGCCATGTGGCCACAGATCCTCGCCTTCCTTCGGCAGAGCCTGGACGAGCCGACCCCGGCCGAGCATTCCTGGGCTTTGCTGAATTCCCTACTGAACGCCGACAGCCTGCCGATTGAAGGAAGGTCATGA
- a CDS encoding FliH/SctL family protein has translation MSSSPDPIIRAENAGHVSAARFDIDLRHEAPVPPEAVERARTAARTAGYAEGWAQGQQAAAVAAHAARDQAEAAHRAHEARREAALASAIAAIGAAVTRLDARIVPTLADLQETVLASALELAEAVIGRELATAANGGLDAIHRALAMAPPTGDVRVRLHPNDYQNLLTSATGGEFTYEGRVIRMQPDPGLQPGDAVAECGPTTIDATIAAAMARVREVLDL, from the coding sequence ATGAGCTCATCGCCTGATCCGATCATCCGGGCCGAGAACGCCGGCCACGTCTCGGCCGCGCGGTTCGACATCGACCTGCGCCACGAGGCCCCGGTGCCGCCGGAGGCGGTGGAACGAGCCCGGACCGCGGCCCGCACCGCCGGCTACGCCGAGGGCTGGGCGCAGGGCCAGCAGGCCGCCGCGGTCGCCGCGCACGCCGCGCGCGACCAGGCCGAGGCCGCGCACCGCGCGCACGAGGCCCGGCGGGAGGCCGCGCTGGCCTCCGCGATCGCCGCGATCGGCGCGGCCGTGACCCGGCTGGACGCGCGGATCGTGCCCACCCTCGCCGACCTGCAGGAGACCGTGCTGGCCAGCGCACTGGAGCTGGCAGAGGCGGTGATCGGCCGGGAGCTGGCGACGGCGGCGAACGGCGGGCTGGACGCGATCCACCGCGCGCTCGCGATGGCGCCGCCGACCGGCGACGTCCGGGTCCGGCTGCACCCGAACGATTACCAAAACCTGCTGACCAGCGCTACCGGTGGCGAGTTCACTTATGAGGGACGGGTGATCCGGATGCAGCCCGATCCGGGCCTGCAGCCGGGCGACGCGGTCGCCGAATGCGGTCCCACGACGATCGACGCCACCATCGCGGCCGCGATGGCCCGGGTGAGGGAGGTGCTGGACCTGTGA
- the fliG gene encoding flagellar motor switch protein FliG has protein sequence MASGTMTGLRKAAVMLVQMDKERSAKLLAQLKESEVEELSAEIARLGRVESETADTVMDEFHAQITVRHAGQGGLEYARELLEASLGPERASMILDRLNASMTDMPFNFLSHADPRQVLSFLQHEHPQTIALVLAHLPSTLASQILSGLDANAQSDVAHRIAKMDRTSPEVIRQVEIAFERKLSTVLQPSELSTVGGLQPLVDIINRSDRGSERLILEGLEGRDPELAEEIRRRMFMFEDIKTLDDRAIQLILRQVESNDLATALKGVAEEVRDKVVRNLSERARENLLEEIDLLGPVRLRMVEEAQTKIVQVIRALEDSGQIEIQRGGGDAEDELIA, from the coding sequence GTGGCAAGCGGAACGATGACCGGCCTGCGCAAGGCCGCCGTGATGCTGGTCCAGATGGACAAGGAGCGCTCCGCCAAGCTGCTCGCCCAGCTGAAGGAGAGCGAGGTCGAGGAACTCTCCGCGGAGATCGCCCGGCTGGGCCGGGTGGAGTCGGAGACCGCCGACACCGTGATGGACGAGTTCCACGCGCAGATCACGGTGCGGCACGCCGGCCAGGGCGGCCTGGAATACGCCCGGGAGCTGCTGGAGGCGTCGCTCGGCCCGGAACGCGCCTCGATGATCCTGGACCGGCTGAACGCGTCGATGACGGACATGCCGTTCAACTTCCTCAGCCACGCCGACCCGCGGCAGGTCCTGTCCTTCCTGCAGCACGAGCACCCGCAGACGATCGCGCTGGTCCTGGCGCACCTGCCGTCCACGCTCGCCTCGCAGATCCTCTCCGGCCTGGACGCGAACGCGCAGTCCGACGTGGCGCACCGGATCGCGAAGATGGACCGCACCTCCCCCGAGGTCATCCGGCAGGTCGAGATCGCGTTCGAGCGGAAGCTCAGCACCGTGCTGCAGCCGTCCGAGCTGTCCACGGTCGGCGGCCTGCAACCCCTGGTGGACATCATCAACCGGTCGGACCGCGGCTCGGAGCGGCTCATCCTGGAGGGCCTGGAGGGCCGTGACCCGGAGCTGGCCGAGGAGATCCGGCGCCGGATGTTCATGTTCGAGGACATCAAGACGCTGGACGACCGCGCGATCCAGCTGATCCTGCGTCAGGTCGAGTCGAACGACCTGGCCACCGCGCTCAAGGGCGTCGCCGAGGAGGTACGCGACAAGGTCGTGCGCAACCTCTCCGAGCGCGCCCGGGAGAACCTGCTCGAGGAGATCGACCTGCTGGGCCCGGTCCGGCTCCGGATGGTCGAGGAAGCACAGACCAAGATCGTCCAGGTCATCCGCGCGCTGGAGGACTCCGGACAGATCGAGATCCAGCGGGGCGGCGGTGACGCGGAGGATGAGCTCATCGCCTGA
- the fliF gene encoding flagellar basal-body MS-ring/collar protein FliF, with protein sequence MKNRLPAPVRRLTDSFASFTTGQKAVTIFAVIALAIGGYFFATWASKPSYAMLFNNLSGEDASAIVENLTAEGVAYELADGGATIMVPKDQVYDLRIQMSGAGLPANSDSGYALLDKQGITTSEFMQHVGYQRALEGELNKTIGSIDGVQAATVHLAIPQKDVFSDDAEKPTASVLIAAQGNTPLSNQQVQSVVHLVASSVDGLDPTAVTVADSSGKVLSAGDGSTVGAGSGDGDQKTAAFQTQMNNKIQAMLDKVLGPGNSTVTTTADLDFDNTETKTTKYSYDPTVPALSESNSRETYANGGNTAAGVLGPDNIQVPNGNANGANGSYESTTSTKNNAVNKTEEVRKAAGGALKKLNMGVIINSAAAGGMDPAEVEKLVASAAGIDTTRGDTLAVSAVPFDTTAAEAAAASLNQATTADKQATYLSLAKTGAVVLILLILVFVAWRAGRKARRQRLTEEELARLAAEEEAERARRASMSTQVEIERANDQHAEDRAMRQKEIERMVDDQPDEVAQMLRGWMSERR encoded by the coding sequence ATGAAGAACCGGCTTCCGGCGCCCGTCCGCCGCCTGACCGACTCGTTCGCCTCCTTCACCACCGGCCAGAAGGCCGTCACGATCTTCGCGGTCATCGCCCTGGCCATCGGCGGTTACTTCTTCGCCACCTGGGCCTCGAAGCCCTCGTACGCGATGTTGTTCAACAACCTCTCCGGTGAGGACGCGAGCGCGATCGTCGAGAATCTCACGGCTGAGGGTGTCGCCTACGAGCTCGCCGACGGCGGCGCGACCATCATGGTTCCGAAGGACCAGGTCTACGACCTGCGGATCCAGATGAGCGGCGCGGGACTGCCGGCCAACTCCGACTCCGGCTACGCGCTGCTGGACAAGCAGGGCATCACCACCTCGGAGTTCATGCAGCACGTCGGCTACCAGCGGGCGCTGGAGGGCGAGCTCAACAAGACCATCGGCTCGATCGACGGCGTCCAGGCCGCGACCGTGCACCTGGCGATCCCGCAGAAGGACGTCTTCTCCGACGACGCGGAGAAGCCGACCGCCTCCGTCCTGATCGCCGCGCAGGGCAACACCCCGCTGTCCAACCAGCAGGTCCAGTCGGTCGTGCACCTGGTCGCGTCCAGCGTCGACGGGCTCGACCCGACCGCGGTGACCGTGGCCGACTCCTCCGGCAAGGTGCTCTCCGCCGGAGACGGCAGCACGGTCGGCGCGGGCAGCGGCGACGGCGACCAGAAGACCGCCGCGTTCCAGACCCAGATGAACAACAAGATCCAGGCGATGCTGGACAAGGTGCTCGGCCCGGGCAACTCGACCGTCACCACCACCGCGGACCTGGACTTCGACAACACCGAGACCAAGACCACGAAGTACAGCTACGACCCGACCGTGCCGGCGCTGTCCGAGTCGAACAGCCGGGAGACGTACGCGAACGGCGGCAACACCGCGGCCGGCGTGCTCGGCCCGGACAACATCCAGGTGCCGAACGGCAACGCGAACGGTGCGAACGGCTCGTACGAGTCGACCACGTCCACCAAGAACAACGCGGTCAACAAGACCGAGGAGGTCCGCAAGGCCGCCGGTGGCGCGCTGAAGAAGCTCAACATGGGCGTCATCATCAACAGCGCGGCCGCGGGCGGCATGGACCCGGCCGAGGTGGAGAAGCTGGTCGCGTCCGCGGCCGGCATCGACACCACCCGCGGTGACACGCTCGCGGTGTCGGCCGTGCCGTTCGACACCACGGCCGCGGAGGCCGCCGCCGCGTCGCTGAACCAGGCGACCACCGCGGACAAGCAGGCCACCTACCTGTCGCTGGCCAAGACCGGCGCGGTCGTGCTGATCCTGCTGATCCTGGTCTTCGTGGCCTGGCGTGCCGGCCGGAAGGCCCGCCGCCAGCGCCTGACCGAGGAGGAGCTGGCCCGCCTGGCCGCGGAGGAGGAGGCCGAGCGCGCCCGCCGCGCCTCGATGAGCACGCAGGTCGAGATCGAGCGCGCGAACGACCAGCACGCGGAGGATCGCGCGATGCGCCAGAAGGAGATCGAGCGCATGGTCGACGACCAGCCGGACGAGGTCGCCCAGATGCTGCGCGGCTGGATGTCGGAGCGCCGCTAG
- a CDS encoding flagellar hook-basal body complex protein FliE → MTSPISGISGIGAALPIAPVAPSAPSSTPAVSGPNGDFASMLSSGLENLQKVQGRADELAVQAANGTLSDPAAYTMASTEAALATQLTVAVRNKAVEAFTEIMRMQA, encoded by the coding sequence ATGACATCTCCGATCTCCGGCATCTCCGGCATCGGCGCCGCACTGCCGATCGCGCCCGTCGCACCGAGCGCGCCGTCGTCCACGCCGGCCGTCTCCGGCCCGAACGGGGACTTCGCCTCGATGCTCAGCAGCGGTCTGGAAAACCTTCAGAAGGTCCAGGGCCGTGCCGATGAACTGGCTGTACAAGCCGCTAACGGCACTCTCTCGGATCCAGCCGCCTACACGATGGCCAGCACCGAAGCGGCGCTGGCGACCCAACTCACCGTGGCAGTTCGGAACAAGGCCGTTGAGGCCTTCACAGAGATTATGAGGATGCAGGCTTAA
- a CDS encoding flagellar basal body rod protein FlgC, which yields MSTFNAIGVASTGVTVYRKWLDAVSDNVANMNTVTRTSEAAFRERYVIAQEAGDGNGVQVGGAAFGSAEGRLVHDPNHPLADADGYVRMPDIDLGSQMGQLVMAQRGYQANLSVVERAKDSYNAAIQLGKGS from the coding sequence GTGAGCACATTCAACGCGATCGGCGTCGCCAGCACCGGCGTCACGGTCTACCGCAAGTGGCTGGACGCGGTGTCGGACAACGTCGCGAACATGAACACGGTCACCCGGACGTCGGAGGCGGCGTTCCGGGAGCGCTACGTCATCGCGCAGGAGGCCGGTGACGGCAACGGCGTGCAGGTCGGCGGCGCCGCGTTCGGCAGTGCCGAGGGCCGGCTGGTGCACGACCCGAACCACCCGCTCGCGGACGCCGACGGATACGTGCGCATGCCCGACATCGACCTCGGCTCCCAGATGGGCCAGCTGGTCATGGCACAGCGCGGCTACCAGGCCAACCTCTCCGTCGTCGAACGCGCCAAGGACTCCTACAACGCCGCCATCCAGCTCGGGAAGGGCTCCTGA
- a CDS encoding flagellar basal body rod protein FlgB has product MFDDVTSSALRIAVNGLAARQKAIANNIANIETPGYHAQKVKFEEALSHAVETGQPTRVAPSVDRSLEPTRLNGSNVNLDEETLSHVDTSMRYQLTLRALDSKYGLISTVLKG; this is encoded by the coding sequence GTGTTCGACGATGTCACGTCGTCAGCGCTGCGTATCGCCGTGAACGGGCTCGCCGCCCGGCAGAAGGCGATCGCCAACAACATCGCCAACATCGAGACCCCGGGCTACCACGCCCAGAAGGTCAAGTTCGAGGAGGCGCTCTCGCACGCCGTCGAGACCGGCCAGCCGACCCGCGTCGCGCCGAGCGTGGACCGCTCGCTGGAGCCGACGCGGCTCAACGGCAGCAACGTCAACCTCGACGAGGAGACGCTCTCGCACGTCGACACGTCCATGCGGTACCAGCTCACGCTGCGCGCCCTGGACAGCAAGTACGGCCTGATCAGCACGGTTCTGAAGGGCTGA
- the fliS gene encoding flagellar export chaperone FliS — protein MTSPALRNRYLNDSINTASPGRLLVMLYDRLVLDVAQGEEALLAGDRTTASDRLQHAQEIIIELRSTLDMSVWSGAAGLAALYAYWLAELIGANVGGDAERARLVREQIEPVRDAWREAAAQPAAAG, from the coding sequence ATGACCAGCCCGGCGCTGCGCAACCGCTATCTCAACGACTCGATCAACACCGCCTCGCCCGGGCGGCTGCTGGTGATGCTCTACGACCGCCTGGTGCTGGACGTGGCGCAGGGCGAGGAGGCGCTGCTGGCCGGCGACCGGACCACCGCGTCCGACCGGCTCCAGCACGCCCAGGAGATCATCATCGAGCTGCGCTCGACGCTGGACATGTCCGTCTGGTCCGGCGCGGCCGGGCTGGCCGCGCTGTACGCGTACTGGCTGGCGGAGCTGATCGGCGCGAACGTGGGCGGTGACGCGGAGCGGGCCCGCCTGGTGCGCGAACAGATCGAACCGGTCCGGGACGCGTGGCGGGAGGCGGCCGCGCAGCCCGCGGCGGCCGGCTGA